A region from the Lolium perenne isolate Kyuss_39 chromosome 4, Kyuss_2.0, whole genome shotgun sequence genome encodes:
- the LOC127349024 gene encoding uncharacterized protein: MEVAKLLVDLRNEWAVQSLVLFSFALQVFLLMFAWIRRHSVSTFARLLLWLAYQLADSTALFTLGHLSISSKLPEHQLVAFWAPFLLVHLGGQDTISAYSFEDNRLWLRHLETLVLQVLAAAYVLYKYMPSSETLVIAAAVLIFVVGILKYGERIWALRCASFDNMWSSFDQSDASARESQSDILLRQVLERRFFMREDAEVILMGAHGMFDVCKGLFIGIRTERSKYMSDVLRSFQMYGRLDKLMEMELSLMYDIVYTKASVIHTWYGWRIRIISLIATVAACCLFQLSNKHGHDKKDVAITYVLLVGALILEVISMARALMSTWTRVLLNQKNWPRLYYELQSVRHLLRATRHRRWSGYLGQFNLFQSVAHDAVKPMTGMSTARFLGLELLVEQWWDELHHSQSTELSESIKEMVLREILEMGNRREDIGSKPGLQTLERLLLDECVSWSIRDMEFEDSIMAWHIASEICMFNDHSNKASLLEAIRVLSNYMMFLLVLRPYMLPGPVRRSRYVHLRDELHEVMQIATGDSAEERRRWALRKGLSAHMNSLDPPAHYDTGVRLGDVLCRRHDRLDVIFKVWVEMLCYVANHCSRESHARQLSCGGELVTIVWLMARHANLS, translated from the coding sequence ATGGAGGTCGCAAAGCTGTTGGTGGACCTTCGGAATGAATGGGCAGTGCAAAGTCTGGTCCTTTTTAGCTTCGCACTGCAAGTATTTCTGCTCATGTTCGCTTGGATCCGTCGGCACAGCGTGTCTACTTTCGCAAGGTTGCTCCTGTGGCTGGCTTACCAGCTGGCCGACTCTACAGCACTCTTCACTCTTGGACACCTTTCAATTAGCAGCAAGCTGCCGGAGCACCAGCTGGTGGCGTTCTGGGCCCCGTTCCTGCTGGTGCATCTCGGCGGGCAGGACACCATCAGCGCCTACTCCTTCGAGGACAACCGGCTGTGGTTGCGGCACCTTGAGACTCTTGTCTTGCAGGTGTTGGCAGCTGCCTATGTCCTCTACAAGTATATGCCCAGCAGCGAGACGTTGGTCATAGCTGCCGCCGTCTTGATTTTTGTTGTCGGTATTCTCAAGTATGGGGAGAGGATCTGGGCGCTGAGATGCGCCAGCTTTGACAACATGTGGAGCTCTTTTGACCAGTCGGATGCCAGCGCTCGTGAAAGCCAAAGTGACATCCTTCTCCGCCAAGTACTGGAAAGAAGGTTCTTCATGAGAGAGGACGCGGAGGTGATTTTGATGGGAGCTCACGGCATGTTCGATGTATGCAAGGGACTATTCATCGGCATCCGGACAGAGCGTTCCAAGTATATGAGCGACGTCTTGCGGTCCTTCCAAATGTATGGCCGCCTGGACAAGTTGATGGAGATGGAGCTATCCCTCATGTATGACATCGTCTACACAAAGGCCAGCGTGATCCACACATGGTATGGATGGCGCATCCGTATCATTTCACTGATTGCCACGGTTGCTGCCTGCTGTCTGTTTCAGCTCAGCAACAAGCATGGCCACGACAAAAAAGACGTGGCCATCACCTACGTCTTGTTGGTTGGGGCCTTGATCCTGGAGGTGATATCCATGGCGAGGGCGCTCATGTCCACCTGGACACGTGTCCTGTTGAACCAAAAGAACTGGCCCCGGCTCTACTACGAGCTTCAGTCTGTCCGGCACCTTCTTAGGGCTACAAGGCATAGGAGGTGGTCAGGTTATCTAGGGCAGTTCAACTTATTCCAATCTGTCGCCCATGACGCAGTGAAGCCGATGACTGGCATGTCGACGGCAAGGTTTCTGGGTCTGGAGCTCTTGGTGGAGCAATGGTGGGACGAACTGCACCACTCTCAGTCCACCGAGCTTTCAGAGTCTATCAAGGAGATGGTCCTGAGAGAGATACTTGAGATGGGAAATCGTCGTGAGGACATTGGCTCAAAGCCGGGTCTGCAGACACTAGAACGTTTGTTGCTGGACGAGTGTGTCAGCTGGAGCATCCGAGACATGGAGTTTGAGGACAGCATCATGGCATGGCATATCGCTAGCGAGATCTGCATGTTCAATGACCACAGCAACAAGGCAAGTCTGCTAGAGGCGATCAGGGTGCTCTCCAACTACATGATGTTTCTCCTTGTGCTACGACCCTACATGCTGCCCGGACCTGTCCGGCGCAGCCGCTACGTCCATCTCCGTGACGAGCTGCATGAGGTGATGCAGATTGCGACAGGAGACTCGGCCGAAGAGCGACGTAGGTGGGCACTTCGGAAGGGGTTATCTGCTCATATGAATTCCTTAGATCCTCCTGCACATTACGACACCGGAGTAAGACTTGGCGATGTGCTCTGCCGCCGACACGACAGGCTGGACGTGATCTTCAAAGTGTGGGTAGAGATGTTGTGCTATGTGGCCAACCACTGCAGTAGAGAGTCCCACGCCAGGCAGCTCAGCTGTGGTGGTGAACTCGTTACCATAGTGTGGCTTATGGCAAGGCATGCCAACTTGTCTTAA